A DNA window from Thermococcus sp. 4557 contains the following coding sequences:
- the tuf gene encoding translation elongation factor EF-1 subunit alpha: protein MAKEKPHINIVFIGHVDHGKSTTVGRLLFDSQNIPENIIQKFEQMGEKGKSFKFAWVMDRLKEERERGITIDVAHTKFETPHRYITIIDAPGHRDFVKNMITGASQADAAVLVVAVTDGVMPQTKEHAFLAKTLGINHVIVSINKMDMVNYDEKKFKQVAEQVKKLLMMLGYKNVQVIPTSAWEGDNIVKKSDKMPWYNGPTLFEALDQIPEPPKPTDKPLRIPIQDVYSIKGVGTVPVGRVETGVLKVGDVVIFEPASTIFHKAIQGEVKSIEMHHESMQEALPGDNIGFNVRGVGKNDIKRGDVAGHTNNPPTVVRPKDTFKAQIIVLNHPTAITVGYTPVLHAHTLQVAVRFEQLLAKLDPRTGNIVEENPQFIKTGDSAIVILRPTKPMVIEPVKEIPQMGRFAIRDMGQTVAAGMVISVQKAE, encoded by the coding sequence ATGGCTAAGGAGAAGCCGCACATTAACATTGTCTTTATCGGACACGTCGACCACGGAAAGAGCACCACCGTTGGAAGGCTCCTGTTCGACAGCCAGAACATCCCGGAGAACATCATCCAGAAGTTCGAGCAGATGGGTGAGAAGGGTAAGTCCTTCAAGTTCGCTTGGGTCATGGACAGGCTCAAGGAGGAGCGCGAGAGGGGTATCACCATCGACGTCGCCCACACCAAGTTCGAGACCCCGCACAGGTACATCACCATCATCGACGCTCCGGGTCACAGGGACTTCGTTAAGAACATGATCACCGGTGCCAGCCAGGCTGACGCCGCCGTTCTCGTCGTCGCCGTCACCGACGGTGTCATGCCGCAGACCAAGGAGCACGCCTTCCTCGCCAAGACCCTCGGTATCAACCACGTCATCGTCTCCATCAACAAGATGGACATGGTCAACTACGACGAGAAGAAGTTCAAGCAGGTCGCCGAGCAGGTTAAGAAGCTCCTCATGATGCTCGGCTACAAGAACGTCCAGGTCATCCCGACCAGCGCTTGGGAGGGCGACAACATCGTCAAGAAGAGCGACAAGATGCCCTGGTACAACGGCCCGACCCTCTTCGAGGCCCTCGACCAGATACCGGAGCCGCCGAAGCCGACCGACAAGCCGCTCCGCATCCCGATCCAGGACGTCTACTCCATTAAGGGTGTCGGTACCGTCCCGGTCGGCCGTGTCGAGACCGGTGTCCTCAAGGTCGGTGACGTCGTCATCTTCGAGCCGGCCAGCACCATCTTCCACAAGGCCATCCAGGGTGAGGTCAAGAGCATCGAGATGCACCACGAGTCCATGCAGGAGGCCCTTCCGGGTGACAACATCGGTTTCAACGTCCGTGGCGTTGGTAAGAACGACATAAAGCGCGGTGACGTTGCCGGACACACCAACAACCCGCCGACCGTCGTCAGGCCGAAGGACACCTTCAAGGCCCAGATCATCGTCCTCAACCACCCGACCGCCATCACCGTCGGCTACACCCCGGTCCTCCACGCTCACACCCTCCAGGTCGCCGTCAGGTTCGAGCAGCTCCTCGCCAAGCTCGACCCGAGGACCGGTAACATCGTCGAGGAGAACCCGCAGTTCATCAAGACCGGTGACTCCGCCATCGTCATCCTCAGGCCGACCAAGCCGATGGTCATCGAGCCGGTCAAGGAGATCCCGCAGATGGGCAGGTTCGCCATCCGTGACATGGGCCAGACCGTCGCTGCCGGTATGGTCATCTCCGTTCAGAAGGCCGAGTGA
- the rpsJ gene encoding 30S ribosomal protein S10 — protein sequence MQKARIKLASTDIKALNEVTDQIKQIAERTGVRMSGPIPLPTKRIRITTRKSPDGEGTATFDRFELRVHKRLVDIEADERAMRQIMRIRVPEDVTIEIELIS from the coding sequence ATGCAGAAGGCAAGGATTAAGCTCGCGAGCACGGACATTAAGGCCCTCAACGAGGTCACCGACCAGATCAAGCAGATCGCCGAGAGGACCGGCGTCAGGATGAGCGGACCTATCCCGCTCCCGACCAAGAGGATAAGGATCACCACCAGGAAGAGCCCGGACGGAGAGGGCACCGCCACCTTTGACAGGTTCGAGCTCCGCGTTCACAAGAGGCTCGTTGACATTGAGGCCGACGAAAGGGCCATGCGCCAGATCATGCGCATCCGCGTCCCTGAGGACGTCACCATCGAGATCGAGCTCATCTCCTGA
- a CDS encoding M48 family metallopeptidase: MGIEYRVILRDVKYPRIEISPLGEVKVVIPPNADVEDLMKRKREWIEKKLREIEEAKIKFLPLSNKLLLDGEFYELIESKEFWVNPKFHVVLLPNNDLGTLKRWLKSQLKEELEFKVRLFSSVFGVKYRKIYIRFQKTKWASCSEKGNLSFNLMLMALPEELRDYIIIHEVAHLRFQKHSRAFWALVRDYYPDYIRAQRKLREYWLALQYNEVWKKLREV, from the coding sequence GTGGGGATAGAGTATCGCGTGATTCTGAGGGATGTTAAGTATCCCCGCATCGAGATAAGCCCCCTTGGGGAGGTTAAGGTAGTAATCCCACCAAACGCAGATGTCGAGGATCTGATGAAGAGAAAGAGAGAGTGGATAGAGAAGAAGCTAAGGGAAATCGAAGAAGCCAAGATAAAGTTCCTTCCGCTTTCCAATAAGCTCCTACTCGACGGTGAGTTCTACGAACTCATCGAGTCGAAGGAGTTCTGGGTTAATCCAAAGTTTCACGTGGTTCTCTTGCCAAACAACGATTTGGGAACCCTAAAAAGATGGCTGAAAAGTCAGCTGAAAGAAGAGCTGGAATTCAAGGTGAGACTCTTCTCATCAGTCTTTGGGGTAAAGTACCGGAAAATCTACATCCGCTTCCAGAAGACGAAGTGGGCGAGCTGCTCCGAGAAGGGAAATCTAAGCTTTAACCTTATGCTTATGGCGTTGCCGGAGGAGCTCAGGGACTACATCATAATCCACGAGGTGGCCCACCTCAGGTTCCAAAAGCACTCCCGAGCATTTTGGGCGCTTGTGAGGGACTATTATCCAGATTACATACGTGCTCAGAGAAAACTGAGAGAGTACTGGCTAGCACTCCAGTACAACGAGGTGTGGAAAAAGCTTAGAGAGGTTTAG
- a CDS encoding type I restriction endonuclease subunit R, producing MNETPEYLQCEKPIIKRLESKGWKYKRGIEVLEDENEPLLISRAKNAIVRINGVSEREAEEAINLLKTAHFGVEGSRRVLDYLKNGVPVKDEETGEPKRLMLIDYENLGNNEFLVANQVGYPFKTKIPDLILYVNGIPLVIIECKRLDVSWKKAYEQIKNYEREMPELFKYVQIGIAVGDKPVYFPIVPWLGSVPVYEWKGESFDELDNLVELLKPGTLLDVLRYFTFYRESGGAFTKVLPRYMQYRAVREIVNIAVGYAKGETERNRGLIWHWQGSGKTLTMIFSAYKIKRLLGNPTIFFVVDRRELERQLSGELKAVGLSFEVVGSIEKLKEVLTHADGKRGIFITLIHKFRAEDLNDVLEGLKRESRRRKTIMNRRDVVVLIDEGHRTQYGELASTMRSILKSASFFAFTGTPIAKKGRDTYATFGHKDRPYLDRYFITQSIEDGFTVKIAYQARLEEDVHLKRELLEAFLSSKLEEIPEEYRGRVEEKLKKRLNAIKVFLKNPKRIEMIAEDIARHYKESVEPFKAMVVAVDRESCVLYKRALDKYLPREYTEVVMTFNRDDDKVIKEYQKELEERFPGKDMAEIRERIREDFRNKEIPKILIVTDMLLTGFDAPILQTMYLDKPLKEHRLLQAIARTNRPFIKNGENIKPFGLVIDYVGIFKELKRALEIYDEVDIEGAAYSVEKIKKELGKKIAKAMGYFDDLEPRRDRGTIMNAVETLFRNNKGEEFQRLYREIRHHYKLLREDRDEFREAFKWLTEVYYAYRSKVDGIPPEVELKADEFFEEALRFIQETVDIEEIKADFPVIEIDEEFLRKVMRERDKRKAFTNLLFSVRHYVNTHKGPLSEDLIEQVERIIEAWRHKKEEIEKLYDELLGIAEEIEKRSQEQRELGLNELEYALLMVLKRHVKGNTRELIEGVRKLLKETEALRFTRWTEKTEIVSEISRRIMLFIVGEYKGKCDDIIKTRNELLEVLKRWG from the coding sequence TTGAATGAAACCCCCGAATATCTTCAGTGCGAAAAGCCCATCATCAAGCGGCTGGAATCGAAGGGCTGGAAGTATAAGAGGGGCATCGAGGTCCTCGAAGACGAAAACGAGCCCCTCTTAATCTCAAGGGCAAAGAATGCGATAGTGAGGATAAACGGAGTTAGCGAAAGGGAAGCGGAGGAGGCAATAAACCTCCTTAAGACTGCTCACTTTGGCGTTGAAGGTTCCCGCAGGGTTCTCGACTATCTCAAAAACGGCGTCCCCGTGAAGGATGAAGAAACGGGCGAGCCTAAAAGGTTGATGCTCATAGACTACGAAAATCTCGGAAACAACGAGTTCCTCGTCGCCAACCAGGTCGGCTATCCGTTTAAGACCAAGATACCCGACCTAATCCTCTACGTCAACGGCATCCCGCTGGTTATAATCGAGTGCAAAAGGCTGGACGTGAGCTGGAAAAAGGCCTACGAGCAGATTAAGAACTACGAGAGGGAAATGCCCGAGCTCTTCAAGTACGTGCAGATCGGCATCGCGGTTGGAGATAAACCCGTCTATTTCCCCATAGTACCGTGGCTCGGGAGCGTCCCGGTATACGAATGGAAGGGAGAGAGCTTTGACGAATTGGATAACCTGGTTGAGCTTTTAAAACCTGGGACTCTCCTTGACGTCCTCCGATACTTCACCTTCTACCGTGAGAGCGGCGGAGCCTTCACGAAGGTTCTGCCGAGGTACATGCAGTACAGAGCAGTCAGGGAGATAGTAAACATCGCCGTCGGCTACGCTAAGGGGGAAACCGAGAGGAACAGGGGTTTAATCTGGCACTGGCAGGGAAGCGGGAAGACGCTGACCATGATATTCTCCGCATATAAAATCAAGCGCCTGCTCGGCAATCCCACGATTTTCTTCGTCGTTGACAGGAGGGAACTTGAGAGACAGCTGAGCGGCGAGCTTAAGGCCGTGGGCCTGAGCTTTGAAGTGGTAGGTTCAATCGAGAAGCTCAAGGAAGTCCTAACCCACGCCGATGGGAAGAGGGGAATATTCATCACGCTCATCCACAAGTTCCGCGCTGAGGACCTCAACGACGTGCTGGAGGGACTCAAGAGGGAAAGCCGGAGAAGAAAGACGATAATGAACCGCAGGGACGTCGTGGTTCTGATAGATGAAGGCCACAGAACCCAGTACGGCGAGCTCGCTTCAACCATGCGCTCGATACTCAAAAGCGCGTCCTTCTTCGCCTTTACAGGAACGCCAATAGCGAAGAAAGGGCGCGACACCTATGCCACCTTCGGCCATAAGGACAGGCCCTACCTCGACAGGTACTTCATAACGCAGTCCATAGAGGACGGATTTACCGTGAAGATAGCCTATCAGGCGAGGCTTGAGGAGGACGTTCACCTAAAGAGGGAGCTCCTTGAGGCGTTTCTCTCATCGAAGCTGGAGGAAATCCCGGAGGAGTACCGCGGGAGGGTTGAGGAGAAGCTCAAGAAGAGGCTCAACGCGATAAAGGTGTTCCTGAAAAACCCGAAGAGGATCGAAATGATAGCCGAGGACATAGCAAGGCACTACAAGGAGAGCGTGGAGCCGTTTAAGGCAATGGTGGTAGCGGTTGATAGGGAGTCCTGCGTCTTATACAAGCGTGCTCTCGACAAGTATTTGCCAAGGGAATACACCGAGGTCGTGATGACTTTCAATCGGGACGATGACAAGGTTATCAAGGAATATCAAAAAGAGCTTGAAGAGCGCTTTCCCGGAAAAGATATGGCCGAAATCCGCGAGAGGATTCGTGAGGATTTCAGGAACAAGGAAATCCCAAAGATTCTGATAGTTACCGATATGCTCCTCACGGGCTTTGACGCCCCGATTCTTCAAACCATGTATCTAGACAAGCCCCTCAAGGAGCACAGACTCCTTCAGGCGATAGCGAGGACCAACAGGCCCTTCATCAAGAACGGTGAGAACATCAAGCCCTTCGGCCTCGTTATAGATTACGTGGGCATATTCAAGGAGTTGAAGAGAGCGCTGGAAATCTACGACGAGGTTGATATCGAAGGGGCCGCCTACAGCGTCGAGAAGATAAAGAAAGAGCTCGGGAAAAAGATCGCCAAGGCCATGGGGTACTTTGATGATCTTGAGCCGAGGCGGGATAGGGGGACCATAATGAACGCAGTCGAGACGCTGTTCAGAAACAACAAGGGCGAGGAGTTCCAGAGGCTGTACAGGGAGATAAGGCACCACTACAAGCTCCTCAGGGAGGACAGAGATGAGTTCAGGGAGGCCTTCAAATGGCTCACGGAGGTCTACTATGCATACAGATCGAAGGTTGACGGTATCCCGCCGGAAGTTGAACTCAAAGCCGACGAATTCTTCGAGGAGGCGCTCAGATTCATACAGGAGACCGTTGACATAGAGGAGATAAAGGCCGACTTCCCAGTAATCGAAATTGACGAGGAGTTCCTCAGGAAAGTAATGAGGGAGAGGGATAAGCGGAAGGCGTTTACTAACCTCCTGTTCTCAGTCAGACACTACGTAAACACCCACAAGGGGCCTTTAAGCGAGGATCTGATTGAACAAGTTGAAAGGATAATCGAAGCCTGGAGGCACAAGAAGGAAGAAATCGAGAAGCTCTATGATGAGCTCCTTGGAATAGCCGAGGAAATAGAAAAGCGCTCACAGGAGCAGAGAGAGCTCGGTTTGAACGAGCTCGAATACGCCCTCCTGATGGTGCTCAAGAGGCACGTAAAGGGCAACACCCGAGAGCTTATCGAAGGGGTCAGAAAGTTGCTCAAGGAGACGGAGGCGCTTAGGTTCACCCGTTGGACGGAGAAAACTGAGATCGTCAGCGAAATCTCGCGGAGAATTATGCTATTTATCGTAGGGGAATATAAGGGAAAATGTGACGATATCATCAAGACGCGCAACGAGCTCCTAGAGGTGCTCAAAAGGTGGGGATAG
- a CDS encoding nucleotidyltransferase domain-containing protein, producing the protein MSEIAKEFASENPDVWDILLYGSSVKGKEKPNDVDIAVIVKKGNPFEISFEFKRLLEENGFSPEEVDVKGFLLEELFDENNLVGFALLVEGYSLLNGKFLHERLNANGYFLFRFSYSSLPQSEKMRFLYAYRGRNGNLGLLKQTNSMELAPGVVLVPIGSVYKFKEFLSLWGLSYELAPVLIGEFAREVPFIE; encoded by the coding sequence TTGAGTGAGATAGCGAAGGAGTTTGCTTCCGAAAATCCAGACGTCTGGGATATCCTTCTTTACGGCTCTTCGGTTAAAGGAAAAGAAAAACCAAACGATGTGGATATTGCTGTAATCGTAAAAAAGGGCAATCCCTTTGAGATTTCCTTCGAGTTTAAGCGCCTTCTGGAGGAGAACGGTTTTTCGCCTGAAGAGGTGGATGTAAAGGGCTTTCTTCTTGAGGAGCTTTTTGACGAGAACAACCTCGTTGGCTTTGCCCTCCTGGTCGAGGGGTACTCTCTACTCAACGGCAAGTTTCTTCATGAACGTCTCAACGCCAATGGCTACTTTCTTTTCAGATTCTCCTACTCGTCCCTTCCCCAGAGCGAAAAGATGCGTTTCCTCTACGCGTATCGGGGCAGAAATGGAAACCTGGGGTTGCTAAAGCAGACGAACTCAATGGAGCTCGCTCCAGGAGTTGTCCTCGTGCCCATTGGCTCGGTCTATAAGTTCAAGGAGTTCCTCTCACTGTGGGGGCTAAGCTATGAACTTGCCCCCGTGCTGATTGGAGAGTTCGCCCGGGAGGTGCCTTTCATTGAATGA
- a CDS encoding restriction endonuclease subunit S: MNAEIKFKKTPIGEIPEDWVVVGLGEVVHFESGKRPKGGGQEAGEVPSIGGEHIGSDGRIKWENMKFIPKEFFAQLRKGKVKVGDILLVKDGATTGKVAFVEDIKGYSEVAINEHVYLLRPKDFNTLHNLFLFYFMYSPFAQVQIQQAFHGMIGGIKNSELKRLLLFLPPLPEQKKIAEILRTVDNAIEKTDEAIERTERLKNGLMQRLLTKGIKHERFKKTELGEIPEEWQVVRLGEIAQKIKTGPFGSQLRKSELTDRGIKVYTQDNVLRRDFSLGNIYISPEKFKQLKSMEVKPGDILLTIRGTVGKAIVVPEGVEKGIIHTNLAIIRVNPEILWPEYLERIINDSKIIPWQINAARSSTTLPALYAGTIKRLKLPLPPLSEQKQIAEILSTVDRKLELLRRRREKLERVKRGLMRDLLTGRRRVKY; encoded by the coding sequence ATGAATGCTGAAATCAAGTTCAAGAAAACTCCAATCGGCGAGATTCCTGAGGATTGGGTGGTTGTGGGGCTTGGAGAAGTAGTCCACTTTGAAAGCGGAAAACGACCAAAAGGCGGAGGCCAAGAAGCGGGAGAAGTTCCAAGCATTGGTGGAGAACACATTGGTTCTGATGGCAGAATTAAATGGGAAAATATGAAATTCATTCCCAAGGAGTTCTTTGCTCAGCTTAGAAAAGGAAAGGTCAAAGTTGGGGATATCTTACTTGTTAAGGATGGAGCAACAACAGGTAAAGTCGCGTTCGTTGAGGACATAAAAGGTTACTCAGAGGTTGCCATAAATGAACATGTCTATCTTCTGAGGCCAAAAGACTTCAATACACTTCATAACTTGTTCTTATTTTATTTTATGTACTCCCCATTTGCTCAAGTACAGATTCAACAAGCATTCCATGGCATGATTGGGGGAATAAAAAACAGCGAACTGAAACGATTACTATTGTTTCTCCCACCCCTCCCCGAGCAGAAGAAAATCGCCGAGATTTTGCGCACCGTTGACAATGCCATCGAGAAAACCGACGAAGCCATCGAGCGGACGGAGCGCCTAAAGAATGGCCTCATGCAGAGGCTTTTAACGAAGGGCATCAAGCACGAGCGGTTCAAGAAGACCGAGCTGGGCGAGATTCCGGAAGAGTGGCAGGTTGTTAGGTTGGGGGAGATTGCCCAGAAGATAAAAACTGGGCCCTTTGGAAGCCAACTTAGAAAAAGTGAGTTGACAGATAGAGGGATCAAAGTATACACCCAAGATAATGTTCTAAGGAGAGACTTTTCGCTCGGCAACATTTACATCTCCCCAGAAAAATTCAAACAGCTAAAGAGTATGGAAGTTAAGCCAGGTGATATTCTATTAACAATACGTGGAACCGTTGGGAAGGCAATAGTAGTTCCTGAGGGGGTAGAAAAAGGCATTATTCACACAAATCTTGCAATAATAAGAGTTAACCCAGAGATACTCTGGCCTGAGTACCTTGAACGTATTATCAACGATTCTAAGATTATCCCATGGCAGATAAACGCAGCACGTTCTAGCACCACATTACCCGCACTCTATGCAGGAACCATAAAGAGACTTAAACTCCCCCTCCCACCTCTCTCCGAACAAAAACAAATCGCCGAAATCCTCTCCACAGTTGACAGAAAGCTCGAACTCCTCAGGCGGAGAAGGGAGAAGCTTGAGCGCGTTAAGCGCGGGCTGATGAGGGATTTGCTGACAGGAAGGAGGAGAGTAAAGTACTAA
- a CDS encoding N-6 DNA methylase — MERKLTDFINSPAQENKGLTREELERVLKKAADLIRTRVDYKYILLLLFLKRLSDEWEKEFEEYTQKLMNEGLDRKTAEELALKDREAYTINYPPEYLWRKLREKDIESLPQNLSQALKKLAELNPNLRGVVDRFDFMEFMLHRDNAEILRQLFELFSGLDLKNASPDVLGDAYEWILRYFAPQKAKEGEVYTPREVIRLLVEILKPEPGEEVYDPAMGSGGMLIGAYLYVKEHRGADEAKKLFLYGQEVNPTTYALAEMNMILHGIKSPKLAVGDTLLRPQFKEGERLKRFDVVIANPPWNQDGYGEATLKKAEFKEERFKYGYPPNNSADWAWIQHMLASAKDDGRVGIVIDNGALFRGGAEKKIRAKILKDDLLEAVILLPEKLFYNTGAPGAIMVFNRNKPENRKNKVLFINASQEYEKHPEVRKLNRLGEEHIRKIVKAFEKFEDADGFARVVELDEIKENDYNLNVTLYVFPMEEEEEIDVKAEWEELKGINEELAKVDEKIEGYLRELGY; from the coding sequence ATGGAGAGGAAGCTCACGGATTTTATCAACTCACCAGCTCAAGAAAACAAAGGTCTGACCCGCGAGGAGCTTGAGAGGGTTCTTAAGAAGGCCGCGGATTTAATCAGAACACGCGTGGATTACAAGTACATCCTCCTCCTGCTGTTCTTGAAGAGACTAAGCGACGAGTGGGAGAAGGAGTTTGAGGAATATACCCAGAAGCTCATGAACGAAGGCTTGGACAGGAAGACCGCCGAAGAGCTTGCCCTCAAGGACAGGGAAGCGTACACCATCAACTATCCACCCGAATACCTCTGGAGGAAGCTCCGCGAGAAGGACATCGAGAGCCTTCCCCAGAACCTCTCGCAGGCCCTCAAGAAGCTCGCCGAGCTGAACCCCAACCTCAGGGGAGTCGTTGACAGGTTCGACTTCATGGAGTTCATGCTCCACAGGGACAATGCCGAGATACTCAGGCAGCTCTTCGAGCTCTTCAGCGGGCTTGACTTAAAGAACGCCTCCCCCGATGTTCTTGGTGACGCCTACGAGTGGATTCTCCGCTACTTTGCCCCGCAGAAGGCCAAGGAGGGCGAGGTTTACACTCCAAGAGAAGTCATCAGGCTCCTCGTTGAGATCCTTAAGCCCGAACCAGGCGAGGAGGTTTACGACCCCGCGATGGGCTCCGGAGGCATGCTCATCGGGGCTTATCTCTACGTCAAGGAGCATCGAGGAGCGGATGAGGCCAAAAAGCTCTTCCTCTACGGCCAGGAGGTAAACCCGACCACCTACGCTTTAGCCGAGATGAACATGATACTCCACGGCATTAAGTCGCCGAAGCTTGCCGTTGGTGATACACTTCTGAGACCACAGTTTAAGGAGGGCGAAAGGCTCAAACGCTTCGATGTGGTTATAGCCAACCCGCCCTGGAATCAGGACGGCTACGGCGAGGCGACCCTCAAGAAGGCCGAGTTTAAGGAGGAGCGCTTCAAGTACGGCTATCCGCCCAACAACTCCGCGGACTGGGCGTGGATCCAGCATATGCTCGCGAGCGCCAAAGATGATGGAAGGGTCGGCATCGTCATAGACAACGGCGCGCTCTTCAGGGGCGGGGCCGAGAAGAAGATAAGGGCGAAGATACTCAAGGACGACCTGCTTGAGGCCGTTATTCTCCTCCCCGAAAAGCTGTTCTACAACACCGGCGCGCCGGGTGCGATAATGGTATTCAACAGGAACAAGCCAGAGAACAGAAAGAATAAAGTCCTCTTCATCAACGCATCCCAGGAATACGAAAAGCACCCGGAGGTTAGGAAGCTCAACCGCCTCGGCGAGGAGCACATCAGGAAAATCGTCAAAGCTTTTGAGAAGTTCGAGGACGCTGACGGCTTTGCCCGCGTCGTTGAGCTGGACGAGATAAAGGAGAACGACTACAACCTCAACGTCACCCTCTACGTCTTCCCGATGGAAGAGGAGGAGGAGATTGACGTTAAGGCCGAGTGGGAAGAGCTGAAGGGGATTAACGAGGAGCTGGCCAAGGTGGATGAGAAGATTGAGGGGTATTTGAGGGAGCTGGGGTATTGA
- a CDS encoding aldehyde ferredoxin oxidoreductase family protein, which produces MEAKGGYWGRILRVNLTTKEVKVEPLPEEFPRKYLGGVGFGTRVLYDEVPAGADPLGPENKMIITPGLFVDTGIGTGSKTAFNFKSPLTGGYGRAMAGAEMGVQLKRAGYDMLIIEGKSDEPVMLIINDDEVKIVPADGYWGLTTGEARSKAKEEYPGYATAFIGPAGERLSLISTIETDDRQAARGGPGAVLGSKKLKGILVKGSKKAPIASPEKFRELLKEWALVFKDHPATKADMDYGSGEFLDWMNRERGTFPTRNWQMGFFKKAYEKAKEEGREHIGIDPYFWAPKYRAGRKPCPMCNKPCSQYVRVESEKWGTFMVDGPEYETLYSFGGVLELDDFETVAYLNYLADQLGLDTISAGVTIAWAMEAYERGLLTKEDTDGIELTFGNGEAAVEALRKMAYREGNLGKLLADGVKRASERLGKGSEKFAMHVKGMEPPAYDVRGIKGMALAFAVNVRGADHLTSGAYGTELVGKWWKFDGVDRTKGENKGFEIAFHENLMAVYDATGTCKFSRHMYFLEGFPPLVEAITGMNIGEAELMVIGERIMNIARAFNVREGFSRKDDTLPYRIMWEPIPEGVSKGLHVPPWELDRMLDEYYQARGWSRDGIPTKAKLMALDLPDIAEDIGAGV; this is translated from the coding sequence ATGGAGGCAAAAGGTGGCTACTGGGGCAGGATTCTGAGGGTCAACCTGACCACAAAGGAGGTCAAGGTTGAGCCCCTCCCCGAGGAGTTCCCGAGGAAGTACCTCGGCGGCGTTGGCTTTGGAACCAGGGTTCTCTACGACGAGGTCCCTGCGGGCGCGGACCCCCTCGGGCCCGAGAACAAGATGATAATCACGCCCGGTCTGTTCGTTGATACCGGCATTGGAACCGGCTCCAAGACCGCATTCAACTTCAAGAGCCCGCTCACCGGCGGCTACGGAAGGGCCATGGCCGGTGCCGAGATGGGCGTCCAGCTCAAGAGGGCAGGCTACGACATGCTCATCATCGAGGGCAAGAGCGACGAACCCGTCATGCTCATCATCAACGACGATGAAGTCAAGATCGTTCCCGCCGACGGCTACTGGGGCCTCACCACCGGCGAGGCAAGGTCCAAGGCCAAGGAGGAGTACCCCGGCTATGCGACCGCGTTCATCGGCCCCGCGGGCGAGAGACTCAGCCTCATCTCGACGATCGAGACCGATGACAGGCAGGCTGCCCGTGGAGGACCCGGTGCCGTCCTCGGAAGCAAGAAGCTCAAGGGTATCCTTGTGAAGGGCAGCAAGAAGGCTCCGATAGCCAGCCCCGAGAAGTTCCGCGAGCTCCTGAAGGAGTGGGCCCTCGTCTTCAAGGACCACCCGGCCACCAAGGCGGACATGGACTACGGAAGCGGTGAGTTCCTCGACTGGATGAACCGCGAGCGCGGTACCTTCCCGACCAGGAACTGGCAGATGGGCTTCTTCAAGAAGGCCTACGAGAAGGCCAAGGAGGAGGGCAGGGAGCACATCGGAATCGACCCGTACTTCTGGGCGCCGAAGTACCGCGCGGGAAGGAAGCCGTGCCCGATGTGCAACAAGCCGTGCAGCCAGTACGTCAGGGTGGAGAGCGAGAAGTGGGGCACCTTCATGGTGGACGGTCCCGAGTACGAGACCCTCTACTCCTTCGGCGGCGTCCTTGAGCTCGACGACTTCGAGACCGTTGCCTACCTCAACTACCTCGCCGACCAGCTCGGCCTCGACACCATCTCAGCCGGTGTCACCATCGCCTGGGCCATGGAGGCCTACGAGCGCGGATTGCTCACCAAGGAGGATACCGACGGCATCGAGCTCACCTTCGGCAACGGCGAGGCCGCCGTCGAGGCCCTCAGGAAGATGGCCTACCGCGAGGGCAACCTCGGAAAGCTCCTCGCCGACGGTGTCAAGAGGGCCAGCGAGAGGCTCGGCAAGGGCAGCGAGAAGTTCGCCATGCACGTCAAGGGCATGGAGCCGCCCGCCTACGACGTCCGCGGTATAAAGGGAATGGCCCTCGCCTTCGCCGTGAACGTCCGCGGTGCCGACCACCTCACCAGCGGCGCCTACGGAACCGAGCTGGTCGGCAAGTGGTGGAAGTTCGACGGCGTTGACAGAACCAAGGGCGAGAACAAGGGATTCGAGATTGCCTTCCACGAGAACCTCATGGCGGTCTACGACGCCACCGGAACGTGCAAGTTCTCAAGGCACATGTACTTCCTCGAAGGCTTCCCGCCGCTCGTCGAGGCCATCACCGGCATGAACATCGGCGAGGCCGAGCTGATGGTCATCGGCGAGAGGATAATGAACATCGCCAGGGCCTTCAACGTCCGCGAGGGCTTCAGCAGGAAGGACGACACCCTGCCGTACAGAATCATGTGGGAGCCGATTCCGGAGGGCGTCAGCAAGGGCCTCCACGTCCCGCCCTGGGAGCTCGACAGGATGCTCGACGAGTACTATCAGGCCCGCGGCTGGAGCAGGGACGGAATCCCGACCAAGGCCAAGCTCATGGCCCTCGACCTCCCGGACATCGCGGAGGACATCGGGGCTGGGGTTTGA